The proteins below come from a single Kitasatospora sp. NBC_00315 genomic window:
- a CDS encoding Fpg/Nei family DNA glycosylase, protein MPELPEVEALTAFLADQLVGRTIARVYPVAVSALKTYAPPVTDLQGRRVEAVGRHGKFLDITALDAEAQGLHLVVHLARAGWLRWRENLPPEPPHPGKGPLALRLCLAEPQGAGFDLTEAGTQKRLAVHCVRDPAEIPGIARLGPDPLAPEFTLDVFAGLLHGERRRLKGVLRDQGVIAGIGNAYSDEVLHAARMSPYKPAAGLSEEETARLYEALGSTLRDAVERSRGLAAGLLKAEKKSGLRVHGRAGQPCPVCGDTIREVSFSDSSLQYCPTCQTGGKPLADRRLSRLLK, encoded by the coding sequence ATGCCGGAACTGCCCGAGGTCGAGGCACTCACCGCCTTCCTCGCCGACCAGCTGGTCGGCCGCACGATCGCGCGGGTGTACCCGGTCGCGGTGAGCGCGCTGAAGACCTACGCCCCGCCGGTCACGGATCTCCAGGGCCGTCGGGTGGAGGCGGTCGGGCGGCACGGCAAGTTCCTCGACATCACCGCCCTCGACGCCGAGGCGCAGGGCCTGCACCTGGTGGTGCACCTGGCCCGGGCCGGCTGGCTGCGCTGGCGGGAGAACCTGCCGCCCGAGCCGCCGCACCCGGGCAAGGGGCCGCTCGCGCTGCGGCTGTGCCTGGCCGAACCGCAGGGCGCGGGGTTCGACCTGACCGAAGCCGGTACCCAGAAGCGGCTGGCGGTCCACTGCGTCCGGGATCCGGCGGAGATCCCCGGCATCGCCCGGCTCGGGCCGGACCCGCTCGCGCCGGAGTTCACCCTGGACGTCTTCGCCGGACTGCTGCACGGCGAGCGGCGTCGGCTCAAGGGCGTCCTACGGGACCAGGGGGTGATCGCGGGTATCGGGAACGCGTACTCGGACGAGGTGCTGCACGCGGCCCGGATGTCGCCCTACAAGCCGGCCGCCGGTCTGTCGGAGGAGGAGACGGCGCGGCTCTACGAGGCGCTGGGCAGCACGCTGCGAGACGCGGTCGAGCGCTCGCGCGGATTGGCGGCCGGTCTGCTGAAGGCGGAGAAGAAGAGCGGGCTGCGGGTGCACGGCCGGGCCGGGCAGCCCTGCCCGGTCTGCGGTGACACCATTCGCGAGGTCTCGTTCAGCGACTCCTCCCTGCAGTACTGCCCGACCTGCCAGACGGGTGGCAAGCCGCTCGCGGACCGCCGGCTCTCGCGCCTGCTGAAGTAG
- a CDS encoding MarR family winged helix-turn-helix transcriptional regulator, translating to MMLIKLWDGETTDMAQVQDFGSSDILVDELFATTHRLRIFVDGRLREHGASVARLRAMRVLARAGEPLRMRDLSDLLGNAPRTTTTIVDSLERDGLVERVRHPDDRRSFLLTLTERGVRCHREAEELDGAALAAATGALSAAERDQLRTLLARIRTAVSGDRLTA from the coding sequence ATGATGCTCATAAAGCTCTGGGACGGGGAAACGACGGACATGGCACAGGTTCAGGACTTCGGCAGCAGCGACATCCTGGTGGACGAGCTGTTCGCCACCACCCACCGGCTGCGGATCTTCGTCGACGGGCGGCTGCGCGAGCACGGCGCCTCCGTGGCGCGGTTGCGGGCGATGCGGGTACTGGCCCGGGCCGGCGAGCCGTTGCGGATGCGCGACCTGAGCGATCTGCTCGGCAACGCCCCGCGGACCACCACCACCATCGTCGACAGCCTGGAGCGGGACGGGCTGGTCGAGCGGGTGCGGCACCCGGACGACCGCCGGTCCTTCCTGCTGACCCTGACCGAGCGCGGGGTGCGCTGCCACCGGGAGGCCGAGGAGTTGGACGGCGCGGCGCTCGCAGCGGCCACCGGCGCACTGAGCGCAGCCGAGCGCGACCAGTTGCGGACGCTGCTGGCCAGGATCCGGACGGCCGTCTCCGGCGACCGCCTGACCGCCTGA
- a CDS encoding ATP-binding cassette domain-containing protein has product MGQAAISVVGLGKSFGSVTALDGVDFEVRPGTVFGLLGPNGAGKSTAIRILTTILRPSRGHAEVLGHDVVREAATVRRSIGLAGQYAAVDPNLTGRENLRLIGRLTRIGRTRLRPRAAELLERFDLSAAADRPVRTYSGGMRRRLDVAAALVPEPPVLFLDEPTTGLDPQSRNALWGLIRELVNDGTTVLLTTQYLEEADRLASRVVVVDEGRIIVDDTPAALKARLGNTVIELAMGDEDRAARAVAVLTGRLPEPPAREGPLLTLASRDGSRLLLEALHLLDESGLVPRAVAVRESSLDDVFLALTGHRTASGGPTAAGPPGEDPGADGAAQAGAS; this is encoded by the coding sequence ATGGGACAGGCAGCCATCAGCGTCGTCGGACTCGGCAAGAGCTTCGGGTCGGTGACGGCCCTGGACGGGGTGGACTTCGAGGTGCGGCCCGGGACGGTCTTCGGCCTGCTCGGGCCGAACGGCGCCGGGAAGAGCACCGCGATCCGGATCCTGACGACCATCCTGCGGCCGAGCCGCGGCCACGCCGAGGTGCTCGGCCACGACGTGGTGCGCGAGGCCGCCACCGTCCGGCGGTCGATCGGCCTGGCCGGCCAGTACGCCGCCGTGGACCCGAATCTCACCGGCCGCGAGAATCTGCGGCTGATCGGCCGGCTGACCCGGATCGGCCGCACCCGGCTCCGCCCCCGCGCGGCGGAGCTGCTGGAGCGCTTCGACCTGAGCGCGGCCGCCGACCGCCCGGTGCGGACCTACTCGGGCGGAATGCGCAGACGGCTCGACGTCGCCGCCGCGCTCGTCCCCGAGCCGCCGGTGCTGTTCCTGGACGAGCCGACCACCGGTCTGGACCCGCAGAGCCGCAACGCCCTGTGGGGGCTGATCCGCGAGCTGGTGAACGACGGGACGACCGTCCTGCTCACCACCCAGTACCTGGAGGAGGCCGACCGGCTGGCCTCGCGGGTGGTGGTGGTCGACGAGGGACGGATCATCGTCGACGACACCCCGGCCGCTCTCAAGGCCCGGCTCGGCAACACCGTGATCGAGCTCGCGATGGGCGACGAGGACCGCGCCGCCCGGGCGGTCGCCGTCCTCACCGGGAGGCTGCCCGAACCGCCGGCGCGCGAGGGCCCGCTGCTCACGCTCGCCTCCCGGGACGGCTCCCGGCTGTTGCTGGAGGCCCTGCACCTGCTGGACGAGAGCGGCCTGGTGCCCCGGGCGGTCGCGGTCCGCGAATCCAGCCTCGACGACGTCTTCCTGGCCCTGACCGGCCACCGCACCGCGAGCGGCGGGCCCACCGCAGCAGGGCCGCCCGGCGAGGATCCCGGCGCGGACGGGGCCGCCCAGGCGGGTGCGTCATGA
- a CDS encoding histidine kinase: MPETHTMLFVTFDDPAAARAAYQEVKELHGARQAAVLERSAEGLLDVPESWVRGAGTPTVVSGIVGGLVGLLGGPVGVFLGWTAGTVLAGAAEIKRFQDAAEGLTVYSSGLAEGDSLLIAEVREQQPQDADAIAARHGGRLVRRPAEDVADEVRTAQEVTEEAVAQEAAEEETPEDARRE; this comes from the coding sequence ATGCCGGAGACCCACACCATGCTGTTCGTCACCTTCGACGACCCGGCGGCCGCCAGAGCCGCCTACCAGGAGGTGAAGGAACTGCACGGCGCCCGGCAGGCGGCCGTCCTGGAGCGCTCGGCCGAGGGACTGCTCGACGTGCCCGAGAGCTGGGTGCGCGGGGCCGGTACGCCGACCGTGGTCAGCGGGATCGTCGGTGGCCTGGTCGGGCTGCTGGGCGGCCCGGTCGGCGTCTTCCTGGGCTGGACCGCGGGCACCGTGCTGGCCGGCGCCGCCGAGATCAAGCGCTTCCAGGACGCCGCCGAGGGCCTGACGGTCTACAGCAGCGGTCTCGCGGAGGGCGACAGCCTGCTGATCGCCGAGGTGCGCGAGCAGCAGCCGCAGGATGCGGACGCGATCGCCGCCCGGCACGGTGGGCGGCTCGTACGGCGGCCGGCCGAGGACGTGGCCGACGAGGTCCGTACCGCCCAGGAGGTCACGGAGGAGGCGGTCGCCCAGGAAGCCGCCGAGGAGGAGACCCCCGAGGACGCCCGCCGGGAGTGA
- a CDS encoding electron transfer flavoprotein subunit alpha/FixB family protein, producing the protein MAEILVLVDHADGAVRKPALELLTLARRLGEPAAVILGAAASAADIAAKAAEYGAAKVYVADAPEFTDQLVVPKVDALTQIARATDTGAVLVTSSGEGKEIAARLALRLGSGLITDAVDVQAGDDGPLATQSVFAASFQVRSTVTHGTPVITVKPNSTTPEPAPAAGTVESVTVAFTGNAATVTARTPRVATGRPELTEAAIVVSGGRGVGAAEGFTVVEDLADALGAAVGASRAAVDAGWYPHSNQVGQTGKQVSPQLYVAAGISGAIQHRAGMQTSKTIVAVNKDPEAPIFELVDYGVVGDLFTVLPQLTTEVTQN; encoded by the coding sequence ATGGCTGAGATCCTGGTTCTCGTGGACCACGCCGACGGCGCGGTCCGCAAGCCGGCCCTCGAACTGCTGACCCTCGCCCGCCGCCTCGGCGAGCCCGCCGCCGTCATCCTGGGCGCCGCGGCGAGCGCCGCCGACATCGCCGCCAAGGCCGCCGAGTACGGCGCCGCCAAGGTCTACGTCGCCGACGCCCCCGAGTTCACCGACCAGCTCGTCGTCCCCAAGGTCGACGCCCTCACCCAGATCGCCCGCGCCACCGACACCGGCGCCGTCCTGGTCACCTCCTCCGGCGAGGGCAAGGAGATCGCCGCCCGCCTCGCCCTGCGCCTGGGCTCGGGCCTCATCACCGACGCCGTCGACGTGCAGGCCGGCGACGACGGCCCCCTCGCCACCCAGTCGGTGTTCGCCGCCTCCTTCCAGGTCCGCTCCACCGTCACCCACGGCACCCCGGTCATCACCGTCAAGCCGAACTCCACCACCCCCGAGCCCGCCCCCGCCGCCGGCACCGTGGAGAGCGTCACCGTCGCCTTCACCGGCAACGCCGCCACCGTCACCGCCCGCACCCCCCGCGTCGCCACCGGACGCCCCGAGCTGACCGAGGCCGCCATCGTCGTCTCCGGCGGCCGCGGCGTCGGCGCCGCCGAGGGCTTCACCGTCGTCGAGGACCTCGCCGACGCCCTCGGCGCCGCCGTCGGCGCCTCCCGCGCCGCCGTCGACGCCGGCTGGTACCCCCACAGCAACCAGGTCGGCCAGACCGGCAAGCAGGTCTCCCCCCAGCTCTACGTCGCCGCCGGCATCTCCGGCGCCATCCAGCACCGAGCCGGCATGCAGACCTCCAAGACCATCGTCGCCGTCAACAAGGACCCCGAAGCCCCCATCTTCGAACTCGTCGACTACGGCGTCGTCGGCGACCTCTTCACCGTCCTCCCCCAACTCACCACCGAGGTCACGCAGAACTGA
- a CDS encoding DHA2 family efflux MFS transporter permease subunit: MSSRLSQRLVVPIMTVSTTFICIVDGAITTVALPSIARQFALTPAALDSVVVVYPVCLAMMIPASAWLVERFGGRSMLLLSLTVFTLASGLCGAAPGLTALIAARALQGLAAGLLTPTSQALLFRTFDQTEQVRLSRLLIIPQQIAPALAPLLGGVLVTSLSWRWVFYVNLPVGALAILFGLLFLAEHHDHRAGRLDLPGLLLSGGGTAILMYGVCAGPDLGWARPQVLGSLAGGALLLGLAVRTMLRAPEPILRLRLFGDRLFRDTNLVGLVGHIPMMGAMYLGPLLIQEARGGSALDSGSSTFTEAFGVLLTMQVVGVVYARIGPRVIIGTGMLGVAAVMLLFAGTDAQTGLWTFRAYMFLLGLAMGAVFMPTTVASFTAVARADVAHAATLNTVVRQTGAALAPAVVTTVLMLGSTGAERAHPALDAYRNGYLVLAAIAVAAGLFAFTMPDARTRRDAGDPAGPGDPAARPDPVGSEPSPQQV; the protein is encoded by the coding sequence ATGAGCAGCCGACTCAGCCAGCGCCTCGTGGTGCCCATCATGACCGTCTCGACCACCTTCATCTGCATCGTCGACGGTGCGATCACCACCGTCGCGCTGCCCAGCATCGCCCGTCAGTTCGCCCTCACCCCGGCCGCGCTGGACAGCGTCGTGGTGGTCTACCCGGTCTGCCTGGCGATGATGATCCCCGCCTCCGCCTGGCTGGTGGAGCGCTTCGGCGGGCGCAGCATGCTGCTGCTCTCCCTGACGGTCTTCACCCTCGCCTCCGGCCTGTGCGGCGCGGCGCCCGGCCTCACCGCCCTGATCGCCGCCCGCGCCCTGCAGGGCCTCGCCGCCGGCCTGCTCACCCCCACCTCGCAGGCCCTGCTGTTCCGCACCTTCGACCAGACCGAGCAGGTACGGCTGTCGCGGCTGCTGATCATCCCCCAGCAGATCGCCCCCGCCCTCGCGCCGCTGCTCGGCGGCGTGCTGGTGACCAGCCTGTCCTGGCGCTGGGTCTTCTACGTCAACCTGCCGGTCGGCGCGCTCGCCATCCTCTTCGGACTGCTCTTCCTCGCCGAGCACCACGACCACCGGGCCGGCCGGCTGGACCTGCCGGGGCTGCTGCTCAGCGGCGGCGGCACGGCGATCCTGATGTACGGGGTCTGCGCGGGCCCTGACCTCGGCTGGGCCCGGCCGCAGGTGCTCGGATCGCTGGCGGGCGGCGCGCTCCTGCTCGGACTGGCGGTCCGCACCATGCTGCGGGCACCGGAGCCGATCCTGCGGCTGCGGCTCTTCGGCGACCGGCTGTTCCGCGACACCAACCTGGTCGGCCTGGTCGGCCACATCCCCATGATGGGCGCGATGTACCTGGGCCCCCTGCTCATCCAGGAGGCACGCGGCGGGAGCGCGCTCGACAGCGGCAGCAGCACGTTCACCGAGGCCTTCGGCGTGCTGCTCACCATGCAGGTGGTCGGCGTCGTCTACGCCAGGATCGGCCCCCGGGTCATCATCGGCACCGGGATGCTGGGGGTGGCCGCGGTCATGCTGCTCTTCGCCGGGACGGACGCGCAGACCGGGCTGTGGACCTTCCGCGCCTACATGTTCCTGCTCGGCCTGGCCATGGGCGCCGTCTTCATGCCCACGACCGTGGCCTCCTTCACGGCGGTGGCCCGCGCCGACGTGGCCCACGCGGCCACCCTCAACACCGTCGTCCGGCAGACCGGCGCGGCACTCGCGCCGGCCGTCGTGACGACCGTGCTGATGCTCGGGTCCACCGGCGCCGAACGGGCCCACCCGGCGCTCGACGCCTACCGCAACGGCTACCTGGTACTCGCCGCGATCGCGGTCGCCGCCGGCCTGTTCGCCTTCACCATGCCCGACGCCCGGACCCGCCGGGACGCCGGCGACCCGGCCGGGCCGGGCGACCCGGCAGCGCGCCCCGACCCGGTCGGCAGCGAGCCCTCGCCCCAGCAGGTCTGA
- a CDS encoding glycoside hydrolase family 9 protein translates to MRPTAPATTVPSARPTARVVSESRAAARGPRPLRHRLGLGLALAGALAAAALLPARAEVAGPAPVAASGQYNYAEALQKSILFYEAQQSGKLPDTNRVSWRGDSALDDGKDVGLDLTGGWYDAGDHVKFGLPMAASTTMLAWGAIAEKQAYTASGQMQYLKNNLRFVNDYFIKAHPSPNVLYGQVGNGGTDHAWWGPAEVMPMARPAYRIDTSCPGSDLAGETAAAMASSSMVFADSDPTYAATLLTHAKQLYSFADTYRGKYSSCISDAQGYYNSWSGYNDELVWGAIWLYKATGDSSYLAKAETYYADLSTEPQTTTKSYKWTIAWDDKSYGAYVLLAQLTGKQGYIDDVNRWLDWWTVGVNGSQVKYSPGGEAVLDSWGSLRYAANTSFVALLYSDWLTGDATRKVRYHDFAVRQIDYALGDNPRRSSYLIGFGTNAPKNPHHRTSHGSWTDQLTSPVNNRHTLVGALVGGPSSADDSYTDDRSNYVNNEVATDYNAAFTGALARLYAEYGGSPLAAFPAKETPDGPEMSVQASVNAAGTNFTEIKAYVINKSAWPARAMNKAALRYYFTLEPGVTPSQITLSTNYNQCGTVSGPTLYSGSTYYVTVDCSNTSIAPAGQSAYRKEVQFRISSAGAWDPANDWSYQGIATTPGATPVDASHLLLLDGGVPQWGATPDGSVPTGSPSPPPTASTSASPSPSPSPSPSPSPSPSASPTGTPTGSSSPTAVPGACSVGYTIGSNWGTGFTADVVVRNTGTAAISGWTLGWTFRGAEQVTNAWNAKVSQSGAAVTAVDAGFNATVAPGGSASFGFQGAGAPAGLPVFTLNGRTCTG, encoded by the coding sequence GTGCGCCCCACCGCGCCCGCGACCACCGTCCCGTCCGCGCGCCCCACCGCGCGGGTCGTCTCCGAGAGCCGGGCCGCCGCCCGGGGCCCCCGGCCGCTGCGCCACCGGCTGGGCCTCGGCCTCGCGCTGGCGGGCGCGCTCGCCGCCGCCGCGCTGCTGCCGGCCCGGGCGGAGGTCGCCGGCCCCGCCCCGGTGGCCGCCTCGGGCCAGTACAACTACGCCGAGGCGCTGCAGAAGTCGATCCTGTTCTACGAGGCCCAGCAGTCGGGCAAGTTGCCCGACACCAACCGGGTCTCCTGGCGCGGCGACTCCGCCCTGGACGACGGCAAGGACGTCGGCCTCGACCTCACGGGCGGGTGGTACGACGCCGGGGACCACGTGAAGTTCGGCCTCCCGATGGCCGCTTCGACCACCATGCTGGCCTGGGGCGCGATCGCGGAGAAGCAGGCCTACACTGCCTCCGGCCAGATGCAGTACCTCAAGAACAACCTGCGGTTCGTCAACGACTACTTCATCAAGGCCCACCCGTCGCCGAACGTGCTCTACGGCCAGGTCGGCAACGGCGGTACGGACCATGCCTGGTGGGGTCCGGCCGAGGTGATGCCGATGGCCCGTCCGGCGTACCGGATCGACACCTCCTGCCCCGGCTCCGACCTGGCGGGCGAGACCGCCGCCGCGATGGCCTCCTCCTCGATGGTCTTCGCGGACAGTGATCCGACGTACGCGGCCACCCTGCTCACCCACGCCAAGCAGCTCTACTCCTTCGCCGACACCTACCGAGGGAAGTACAGCAGTTGCATCAGCGACGCCCAGGGCTACTACAACTCCTGGAGCGGATACAACGACGAGCTGGTCTGGGGCGCCATCTGGCTCTACAAGGCCACCGGTGACAGCAGCTACCTGGCCAAGGCGGAGACCTACTACGCGGACCTCTCCACGGAGCCGCAGACCACGACGAAGTCCTACAAGTGGACCATCGCGTGGGACGACAAGTCCTACGGTGCCTATGTCCTGTTGGCCCAACTCACGGGCAAGCAGGGCTACATCGACGACGTCAACCGCTGGCTGGACTGGTGGACGGTCGGCGTCAACGGCAGCCAGGTCAAGTACTCGCCCGGCGGTGAGGCCGTCCTCGACTCCTGGGGGTCGTTGCGATACGCGGCCAACACGTCCTTCGTCGCCCTGCTCTACTCGGACTGGCTGACCGGGGACGCCACCCGCAAGGTCCGCTACCACGACTTCGCGGTGCGCCAGATCGACTACGCGCTGGGCGACAACCCCCGCCGCTCCAGTTACCTGATCGGCTTCGGCACCAACGCGCCGAAGAACCCGCACCACCGCACCTCGCACGGCTCCTGGACCGACCAGTTGACCAGTCCGGTGAACAACCGCCACACACTCGTCGGCGCCCTGGTCGGCGGTCCGAGCTCGGCCGACGACTCGTACACCGACGACCGCAGCAACTACGTCAACAACGAGGTGGCCACCGACTACAACGCGGCCTTCACCGGAGCCCTCGCCCGTCTCTACGCCGAGTACGGCGGCTCGCCGCTCGCCGCGTTCCCGGCCAAGGAGACCCCGGACGGTCCGGAGATGTCGGTGCAGGCCTCGGTGAACGCCGCCGGCACGAACTTCACCGAGATCAAGGCTTACGTGATCAACAAGTCGGCCTGGCCCGCCCGGGCGATGAACAAGGCCGCGCTGCGCTACTACTTCACGCTGGAACCCGGTGTGACACCGAGTCAGATCACGCTGAGCACGAACTACAACCAGTGCGGGACGGTCAGCGGGCCCACCCTGTACTCCGGCTCCACGTACTACGTGACGGTCGACTGCTCCAACACGAGCATCGCGCCGGCCGGGCAGTCGGCCTACCGCAAGGAGGTGCAGTTCCGGATCTCCTCGGCGGGTGCCTGGGATCCTGCCAACGACTGGTCCTACCAGGGCATCGCGACCACGCCCGGAGCCACACCGGTGGATGCCTCGCACCTGCTGCTGCTGGACGGCGGGGTGCCGCAGTGGGGTGCGACGCCGGACGGTTCCGTGCCGACCGGCAGCCCCAGCCCGCCTCCGACCGCCTCCACATCGGCCTCGCCGAGCCCCAGCCCCAGCCCCAGCCCGAGCCCGAGCCCGAGCCCGTCCGCCTCTCCGACGGGTACGCCGACCGGGAGTTCCTCGCCGACCGCCGTGCCCGGGGCCTGCTCGGTCGGCTACACCATCGGCAGTAACTGGGGTACGGGCTTCACCGCCGACGTGGTGGTGCGGAACACCGGCACCGCCGCGATCTCCGGCTGGACTCTCGGCTGGACGTTCCGGGGTGCGGAGCAGGTCACCAACGCCTGGAACGCCAAGGTGTCCCAGAGCGGCGCGGCCGTCACCGCGGTCGACGCCGGCTTCAACGCCACCGTCGCGCCGGGTGGTTCGGCCTCGTTCGGCTTCCAGGGCGCCGGCGCCCCCGCAGGTCTCCCGGTCTTCACGCTCAACGGGAGGACGTGCACGGGCTGA
- a CDS encoding ABC transporter permease — protein MTGTAVPHAFGAGSLAWRLGRGLSDAVRDGLAVAWRNLIALRRVPRLLVFSTIQPLVFVLMFRYVFGGVVGPALGPVSYVDFLIPGIFVQTAVFGSMNTAIGLATDMQTGLMERFRSLPMARSAVLVGRTTADLARNVFVVALMTAVGFALGFRIHAGVPAFLGGVLLVLAFGFAMSWIFAVVGMAVGDPETAQAAAFPVLAPLVFASSAFVPVSTMPGWLQAFAGHQPVSKTAQAVRVLVLGGPATTVVWQALAWDAGIVAVFAPLGVWFYRRAV, from the coding sequence ATGACCGGTACCGCCGTCCCGCACGCGTTCGGCGCCGGGAGCCTCGCCTGGCGGCTCGGCCGGGGGCTCTCGGACGCCGTCCGGGACGGGCTCGCGGTGGCCTGGCGCAACCTGATCGCCCTGCGCCGGGTGCCCAGGCTGCTGGTCTTCTCCACGATCCAGCCCCTGGTCTTCGTCCTGATGTTCCGATACGTCTTCGGCGGGGTGGTCGGGCCCGCACTCGGCCCCGTCTCCTACGTCGACTTCCTGATCCCCGGCATCTTCGTGCAGACCGCCGTGTTCGGCTCCATGAACACCGCGATCGGCCTCGCGACCGACATGCAGACCGGCCTGATGGAGCGGTTCCGCTCGCTCCCGATGGCCCGCTCGGCGGTGCTGGTCGGCCGCACCACGGCGGATCTCGCGCGCAACGTGTTCGTGGTCGCGCTGATGACGGCGGTGGGATTCGCCCTCGGCTTCCGGATCCACGCGGGCGTGCCCGCCTTCCTGGGCGGCGTCCTGCTGGTGCTGGCCTTCGGGTTCGCGATGTCGTGGATCTTCGCGGTGGTGGGCATGGCGGTGGGCGACCCCGAGACCGCGCAGGCCGCCGCGTTCCCGGTGCTCGCGCCGCTGGTCTTCGCCTCCTCGGCGTTCGTCCCGGTCAGCACCATGCCTGGATGGCTGCAGGCGTTCGCCGGCCACCAGCCGGTCTCGAAAACCGCGCAGGCGGTGCGGGTCCTGGTGCTCGGCGGCCCGGCCACCACCGTGGTCTGGCAGGCGCTGGCCTGGGACGCCGGGATCGTCGCCGTCTTCGCCCCGCTCGGGGTGTGGTTCTACCGCCGGGCCGTGTAG
- a CDS encoding VOC family protein — MAIQRMDNVGIVVEDLDAAIAFFAELGMELEGRAEVEGLFADRCTGLDGVRCDIAMLRTPDGHSRLELAKYRSPEVISAGPRNRPHNVLGTHRVMFAVDDVEDTVARLRPHGAELIGEIARFEDSYLLCYVRGPEGVIVGLAEQLR; from the coding sequence ATGGCGATTCAGCGGATGGACAACGTCGGCATCGTCGTCGAGGACCTGGACGCCGCCATCGCGTTCTTCGCGGAACTCGGTATGGAGCTGGAGGGCAGGGCGGAGGTCGAGGGCCTCTTCGCCGACCGGTGCACCGGGCTCGACGGCGTCCGCTGTGACATCGCGATGCTCCGGACCCCGGACGGTCACAGCCGGCTCGAGCTGGCGAAGTACCGCAGCCCCGAAGTGATCAGCGCCGGGCCGCGCAACCGGCCGCACAACGTTCTGGGCACGCACCGCGTGATGTTCGCCGTCGACGACGTCGAGGACACCGTTGCCCGCCTGCGCCCTCACGGCGCCGAACTCATCGGCGAGATCGCCCGGTTCGAGGACAGCTATCTGCTCTGCTACGTCCGTGGCCCGGAGGGCGTCATCGTCGGACTGGCCGAGCAGCTTCGCTGA
- a CDS encoding polysaccharide deacetylase family protein: protein MPAPAAPAARGALDPAKNAPLNELSRDGRVLALTIDDGPDPRNTPAVLAVLRRYGVRATFFMVGQNAAANPSLVRAVADEGHHIANHTWSHPDLRRLTEAQVNAELQRTCDVLEKLTGKPPTWFRAPGGDWAPVTIRVCSALGLRPMGWSVDPMDWARPGTAAITTRVLTAVRPGSIVLNHDGGGDRSQTVAALRAYLPVLIDRGYAFTAPP from the coding sequence ATGCCCGCGCCCGCCGCACCCGCCGCGCGCGGGGCGCTGGATCCGGCGAAGAACGCTCCGCTCAACGAACTCTCCCGCGACGGACGGGTGCTGGCCCTCACGATCGATGACGGTCCGGACCCTCGCAACACCCCCGCCGTACTCGCCGTCCTGCGCCGGTACGGCGTCCGGGCCACCTTCTTCATGGTGGGCCAGAACGCCGCGGCCAACCCCTCGCTGGTCCGCGCCGTCGCGGACGAGGGCCACCACATCGCCAACCACACCTGGTCCCACCCCGACCTGCGCCGTCTCACGGAGGCGCAGGTGAACGCCGAACTCCAGCGCACCTGCGACGTGTTGGAGAAGCTCACCGGCAAGCCGCCGACCTGGTTCCGGGCGCCCGGCGGGGACTGGGCCCCGGTGACCATCCGGGTGTGCTCGGCGCTGGGTCTGCGGCCGATGGGCTGGTCGGTGGATCCGATGGACTGGGCGCGCCCCGGTACGGCCGCCATCACCACACGCGTCCTGACCGCCGTGCGGCCGGGCTCGATCGTGCTCAACCACGACGGGGGCGGCGACCGTTCGCAGACCGTCGCCGCGCTGCGCGCCTACCTGCCGGTGCTCATCGACCGGGGCTACGCGTTCACGGCGCCGCCCTGA
- a CDS encoding Mut7-C RNAse domain-containing protein, with protein MDRPEIWISLDPELHVFLAAARRVARSAVRTDRAATLGHVVESLGVPLTEVGELVVDGRTVATSHLPAHGEEVAVHAVPRPQPLAGPARFLLDVHLGTLTRRLRLLGVDAAYENPDIGDAALATRSAAEHRVMLSRDRGLLRRREIWAGAYVYSHRPAEQLREVLARFAPPLAPWTRCTACNGTLREAPKEAVHGRLRGGTERSYDVFAQCTACGQVYWRGAHHASLNAIVEAALRDSAERPPPRPAPAP; from the coding sequence GTGGACAGACCGGAGATCTGGATCAGCCTCGACCCCGAACTGCACGTGTTCCTCGCCGCGGCCAGGCGCGTGGCGCGCTCGGCGGTACGCACCGACCGCGCCGCGACGCTCGGACACGTGGTGGAGTCGCTCGGCGTGCCACTCACCGAGGTCGGCGAGCTCGTCGTGGACGGCCGGACGGTGGCCACCTCGCATCTGCCCGCGCACGGCGAGGAGGTCGCGGTGCACGCCGTCCCACGGCCCCAGCCGCTGGCCGGCCCGGCCCGCTTCCTGCTCGACGTCCATCTCGGGACGCTGACCCGCCGGCTCCGGCTGCTCGGGGTGGACGCCGCGTACGAGAACCCGGACATCGGCGACGCGGCGCTGGCCACGCGCTCGGCCGCGGAGCACCGGGTGATGCTCTCCCGCGACCGGGGCCTCCTGCGGCGCCGGGAGATCTGGGCCGGGGCCTACGTCTACAGCCACCGCCCCGCCGAACAGCTCCGGGAGGTACTCGCCCGGTTCGCCCCGCCGCTCGCTCCCTGGACCAGGTGCACGGCCTGCAACGGCACGCTCCGCGAAGCCCCCAAGGAGGCGGTGCACGGTCGACTGCGCGGCGGTACCGAGCGCTCCTACGACGTGTTCGCCCAGTGCACCGCGTGCGGCCAGGTGTACTGGCGGGGCGCCCACCACGCCAGCCTGAACGCCATCGTCGAAGCGGCCCTGCGGGACTCCGCCGAGCGGCCCCCGCCCCGGCCCGCCCCGGCGCCCTGA